The nucleotide window CTCTTCCTCTTTCGTGTTTGCTAAATCAATCGCATTAACTACAAAGAACATTTTATCTAGCTCGAACGCATCCTTGACACGACCAAGCTGAATTAAAAATTCGCGGTCGGCTTTGGCAAAGGCATGGTTGTAATAGGTAATAAATAAAATCGCATCAGCATTCCGAATATATTCAAATGCCACCCCTGTATGGCGCGCATTAATCGAATCTGCCCCTGGTGTGTCAACCAAAGTCACACCCATGCGTGTGATTGGTGAATCGTAATAAAAATCGATATTGTCCACAAAGCATGATCTATTTTCCTGTGCAACAAATAGCTCAAACTGCTCACGGTCAACACGTAACACTTCGCCAAGCTGCCCTTTAAACTGGTTATAGCCTTCTGCATAGGCACGAATAAATGACTTATGAATATTTAAGCGCTCATCAACTAGCTTTACCGCTAAGCCTTCCTCTGCGCGTGTGTAGGCCTCCTCTAAGGATGAAACCGTTAAACCAATTGCCGCATACGAGCCTTGAATATCTTCAAGCAGCTGCTCTGCTGTTTTTAATTGAACATCCGCTGTTTCATGTGGATGCTCAGGCGTTACAGGACGAATTTTATTGATTGCTGCTGTTGTCGGGTTCGGTGATACAGGTAATACCTTTGAGCCCATTAAAGCATTTGAGAAGCTAGATTTCCCTGCACTAAACGCACCGAATAAAGCGATTGTAAAATCTTTCTTTTGCAGGCGCTCCACTTTTTTCTTTAAGAAGCTTGCTACTTCGGCGAAGCCTTCTACATCGCCAATCGTCTCTGCTGTTTTCAATGCACGCTGAATAACTTCATCTGTTTGATAGTTTGTGCCCGTTGTTTGCTGTTGTTCAAACTGCTCATTAATGTGCTGTTGTTCTTTTGGCACAAGCATTTCCTCACTAAATGGACGAATTTCCGCAAGTGCTCGCTCAAAATCCTGCTGCCATTTAGCTGTTTGCGTTTTAGCGATGGCACGTGTTTCATTTTTCGCCTGCTTCATTTCCTTATCACTATACGCTTTGCGCTCATCAAATAACTGGATTTGACGAATTGCATCCACTTTCGGCTGAAGCGCTGCGGTTTTTAATTTCACTGGCGCGCTCGCCTCTGTTGCAATTTGTGATAAAAGAGGCTTTTGCTCCTCTAGCCACGCATCTGTCGCACGTACGAAAAATCGCTTCGTTGCCTCTGCTACACGGTTCGCAAAATTAAGTAAGGCGTCCCCTGTTACTAATGCCCCTGATTGCACCTGCTCTTCAATCAATGAGAATGGTAGCTTGAAATCATGTCCATCAATTGCTGCAGCTCGCTCTTCATTTAATGCACCAACATTTTTCAACGCTTCCTTCATTAATGCCTTTAGATGCCCGATAATTTGTGATTGCACGATCGTCTGATAGGCACTATTTGCCTCTTCCACACGACGCTCGCGTTCCTCCGCTGTTTTGCGCTTAGCACTAAATAAGCCACCAACTTTAAAGTTTTCCTGCTTGCTCTCTAAAAAGCTGCGCAGCTTTTCACGGAAATCAGCTGGCATAATCGCCGCATTTGCTAATAAATCTTTGCGCTTGTCGTCAAAGGTTTGCTGCCATTCCTCAAAGGAGAATAATGTCGTTTGGCGTGTTAAATAATCATATTGTGCTAAAATATCCTCACGTGCCTCCCAATCTTCTATCGGTAGCACCTCGGCAAACTCCTCAAAGCTGTCTTGCTTTTCTTGTGCTAAATAAGCCTCATGCTCATGATGCAATTTTTGCAGCGTGTTTTTAGCTGTTGATACAAGCTGCTCCTGCCAATCATTCATTGAATCCATCACAATTTTTTTCACTTTCGCAAAATCGTTATGTGGATGCTCCTTATCCTTTAATGATGTAAAGAAAATATCCTTTGGCTCAACACCCCATGCCGCAAATGATTGATGCACGGACTTGCGGAAATCCTCAAACGATAGCTCCGCATCAATGTGCTTATCAATTTGGTTGACGATTAAATAAACCTTCGGATTATATTTCATTAATTGCTTCGTAAATTGGAAGTTCAACTCTGATTGCACATGGTTATAATCCATCGTATAAAAGACGATATCAGCGATATGAAGTGCCGACTCTGTGCTCATCGCATGTGCGTCATCGGTTGAATCAACACCTGGTGTATCCATTACTGTCACACCTAATGGTAAATTTGAGCCGCTATGCCCAATTTCAATTTGTGATACAAGCTCACCATTTTTACTTAGCTCTTTCACCGTTTTAAAATCATAGCCCGCTTCGAATTTAACAGGTTTCTCATGATGCATATAAACAATCGCATAATCCTCTTCAGCTTTATGCACCTTAACAATATTCGCACTCGTCGGAATCGGGCTTGCTGCTAAAATATCCTCACCAGATAATGCATTAATCATGCTCGATTTACCTGCTGAGAAATGCCCCGCAAAGCCGATCACATATTCCTTTTGCAAAATTTTGCGCGCAAATAAATCAAGCTTTTCCATGCGCTCTGTATCTTCATTTTTTTGATAAATTATGTATTGAATTGCAGATTGCTGAAGCAGCTCCTGCAGTTGTTGCTCAAAAACTTCCATTCTACTGTAATGCCCCTTTATTTATATTTTCACATACGTATATAGTAACATAATTTTCGCTCTTTAATTGAAAAAAACGAAGCTATAGCAAATATATATTTGCCTTAAGCTCCGCTTTAAATGGATTTTGTTGTATTTTTTAACACGTATGAGCCAATTGCTACATATGCAGCAATCACGATGCCAACTAGCCCAAAAATCATACGAGCCACCTCACTCCAGCTAATATTGAGAATCATTTTCATCTCTATTATACGAATATTTTTTGTTTGCTGTCAATCTTCATTGTATTCTATATTTTTCGACATTTTCATGATATTATGAAATAAAGTAGATAAAAAGGATGTGGCATACAATGAGCACTTCGAAGCATGTACAAACGATTTTAAACGGAACAATCCACTCATTAAAAACTATTTTACCAATGACTATAGATGTTGAAACCCCCTCTCTTACAAAAGAACCATACATACAACAGGAAATGGGCGTACTTATTGGCTTAGTTGGCGATTTAAAGGGACGTATCATTATTGACAGTAAGCCAGAAACATTTGGTGCAATTGGTGCTTCTATGTTTGGCATGCCACTAGAAGGTGCAATGCTAGAGTCATTTACAGGTGAGCTCGGCAATATGATTGCTGGGAATCTTTGTACACATGCTGGCACTGAAAATTTAGAGCTTGATATTACACCACCTACCGTGATGGTTGGTCATACAAAGCTGTATGGCTTCCAACATGCTTTCCGCCTCCCTGCCGCAATTGAGGGCGTTGGCAACATTACGATTTTATTAACGATTGATGATGAAGAATAATGGTTTCTTAGTTAGCTAGTGGACATACGTCTGCTAGCTTTTTTTATACACTTCACATTTTTTTCACAAAAACCTACAGCAAGTGTGATTTTTATCACATCGTCTACTATGAGTTTTCTATATGATGAAAACAAGTACGAAGTATACATCTAATACATAGGAGGGGTAATAATGGCAAAAAAGAAAAAGTCGGAAGAAAATCTAAAAGGCACGCTATTGATGACCTTTACCGTAGGCGGAATCATTATTTTATTATGGGCCTATTGCTTCAGCCTATTTATGGATCGTTTCTAATGACACTAACTGTTTAAGGAGTTGACAAAAATGCACCTGCATAAGTATGAAAAGTGGTGGCTAGTGTTTGGTACGGGTACTTTAGTAGCGTTTCTCGTTATTTTAGGTATCGGCGCCTTCCATAGCGGCTCACATCCAAATGATACAAAATGGACGATTGATTATGAACGAGTGGAGGACTTTGAGCCATTCAATAATCCAGGCGTGCATAAAGTAGAAGGTAAGGATTGGGATTATGAAGTCGTATTAATCGCTTCTGCTTTCAATTATAATCCAATGGAAATCGAATTACCTCTAAATGCAAAGGTAAGATTTATCGCAACAACAAAGGATGTTATTCATGGCTTCCATATTACAGGAACAAATGTCAATATGATGCTTGAGCCTGGTTATGTATCAGAATATACAACCGTTGTTAACAAAACAGGTGAATATTTAATCGTATGTAATGAGTACTGTGGTACAGGGCATGCGTTTATGTATTCTACATTAAAGGTGGTGGACCCAAATGCAACAAACGATAGCGAATAAAGTAATGAAGGTTGATGCGCGTGATGCAAAGCTAGCAATGGCTAATATGTATGTTGCATTTATCGCATTGCTTGTCGGTGGTTTAGCTGGCTTATTGCAAGTATTAGTTCGTTCAGGTCAATTTAAATTGCCTTGGGGCATTGGTTATTATCAAGTATTAACTGTACATGGGATTTTACTCGGTCTTATTTTAACAACATACTTTATTATGGGCTTCCAAATTGCTGCGGTTAGTCGCACAGTGGGCCCTCTAACAAATACACAACGTAAAATTGGCTGGATTGGTTTTTGGTTAATGACAATTGGCACAGTTGCAGCTGCAACGATGGTGCTATTAAATGAAGCAACAGTGCTTTATACATTTTATGCTCCATTAAAAGCGCACTGGATTTTCTATTTAGGCTTAACATTAGTCGTTGTTGGCTCATGGCTATTATGTGTTCCACAATTTATGCGCTACGCACAATGGCGCAAGGAAAATAAAGGGCAAACATCTCCTCTGCTTGCTTTTATGGCGATTGTCAATAGCTTACTTTGGTTTGTTGCTACTTTAGGTGTAGCAGTAGAAGTGTTATTTATGCTTTTACCATGGTCGCTCGGCTTAATCGAACGTGTGGATGTATTATTAACTCGTACTTTATTCTGGTATTTCGGGCATGCATTAGTGTACTTCTGGTTACTGCCTGCTTATATGGCTTGGTATGCGATTGTACCGAAAATTATCGGTGCAAAAATTTTCTCTGACGCATTAGCGCGTCTAGCATTTATGCTGTTTTTAATCTTCTCTGTTCCTGTAGGGATTCACCATCAGTTAACAGAGCCTGGTATCGATGGCTTATGGAAATTCATTCAAGTTGTTTTAACATTCTTCGTTATCGTACCATCTTTATTAACAGCATTCTCCATGTTTGCAACATTTGAATTACGAGGTCGCGAATTAGGTCGCAAAGGACTTTTAGGCTGGTTTAAAGCATTACCTTGGAAAGATAGCCGATTCTTATTACCGTTCATGGGGATGGTCGCATTTATTCCTGGTGGTGCTGGCGGTATCGTCAACGCATCGCACCAAATGAATCAGCTTGTGCATAATACGATTTGGATTACTGGTCACTTCCATTTAACTGTGGCAACAACTGTTGTCTTAACATTCTTCGGTGTAGCGTTCTGGTTAATCCCACATTTAACAGGCCGTGTCTTAACGAAAAAGCTCAACTTCCTTGGTGTGATTGTAGGGATTTTGTGGGCAACGGGTATGTTTATTATGTCAAGTGCGATGCATATCGTTGGTCTACTTAGCGGTGCGCCACGTCGCTCTGAATTTTCTGAGTATGGCGGTGCATCACAAGCAACAGAATGGATTGCCTACCAAATTGCGCAAGCAGTTGGCGGAACGATTTTATTCATCGCAATCATTTTGATTACGTACCTTGTCATTCAATTAGCATTTTTCGCACCAAAGGGCGAGCAAGATTTCCCTGTAGCAGAAGTAGCACCTGATGCGGAGAAAACACCTGCTATTCTTGAAAACTTCAAAGTATGGGGCGTTATTTTAGTAGCGTTAATCATCTTTGCTTACACGGTGCCAATCTTTGATATTATTAGCAACGCACCACCTGGCTCAAAAGGCTTCAATAATTTATGGTAATGAAAAAACTGGCGGAACAGTTTCCGTCAGTTTTTTTACTCTACTACTTCAAATACGATACGTGCCTCTAACTGATACTTCTTCCCTGTTATCTGTTCTATTCCAAATTCCGTTATCGCTTTAATTTCATACTGCCCTGCTGGAAAGTCCATTTTAGCCATCCGCTCAAATAGCTCGTCACTATAGGGTTTGCCTCCCTGTCCTTCAATATAAGTTCCGCCTGAAAAGCTATATCGTTCAATTAAAGGCTCTCCCTTTGTTAGCTTTGTATAAATAAGCGGCTCATTCATAAATGCTCCAAAATGATAATCCTCTGTTATATTTGTCGTTTCTAAAAATAGCCATGAACCACCATGTGCAATCGTGATTTCATCCTCTTCACCAGCATAAACAAGCTCCGCCTGAATAATAGGCTTTTCCCCGACCTTATATTGTTCCTTTTCTGCTTCAAGCTTTAACGTGAATGGCTGCTGCTCTACTTGTGCTGTTGCTTGATTTTCTATAGGATCAGCTTGTGGCTGTGCCGTGTTACAAGCGGTTAGTAGCATGGTTAATCCTATAATTGACAATATCCTCACTACGCATCCCTCCTCTTTATAGTAATAGACGGTTGAGACATTTATTTGTTACAGCCTATTTTTAAACTCTTCTCTTAGGGAATATTTGCGGATTTTACTGAGTTATCTGCGCTTTTCTAGGACTTATCTGCGAATTTTCTGGGATATCTGCGATTTCTCATGACTTATCTGCGAATTCCCCTAAGATATCTGCGTTTTTCTAGGATTTTATCTACCTAAAGCTCTCTATTAATCGTTTAATTGTTGTTCTATAGCTGATAGTTCTAAAGTTCGGGTTTCCATATATCCTTTGCTCATTTCGTCATCTTCATAAACGTGTACTTCATATGTTAGTAAATTACCTTCTATTGAAAAATCAGTTACTTCCTCCTTAACAGGGAGCTCCAGAATCGGTGTGAGCTCAAGTGTTGTTAAATTTAGGTGATAGAGATTACCTCCACGAGTTACCGTGCCATGAACGAGCCCAATCGTCGTTAAGATTGAGTCATTGTCATACCATGCAATTTTCTTTGCTGTCCATTGAAGACCATGATTAAAATCAATATTCTCCATCGTATTACTATTTAGCTCCTTCAATACAATTGTTCCATGTGCTTCGAATTCTCCAAGCCCTTCAATCATGACTTGTTTTTCACCATTAGGCGATGGAATCCATGCATTTGAAACATCAGGCTCCTTTTCACGTTGCACTCGCTTAAATTCATGCTGAACTTCAATTACAGCAATAAAATTTGCTTTTTTAGTTGGCCATTCGGCTTCGATATTGTAAACATAACGCCCCATTTCATAAGGGATTGAGAAACTATTTAATTTTAGTGGTACATGCTCATCCCAGAGATAAACCGAAATTTTTGGTTCATTCTCAATATGAATAGTAGCTATTTCGTTTGGTTTTGTTGCAATAGTAGGTAGTTGATGAGCATATTCAAACAGAGGAATTTCTTCATTCAATATCAGTTCACTTTTAGTTGTGCCAACTGTGATAGTCCCTTCATCAATTGATTCCTTTGTTTCTCTATTTTCCATTCCAAAACAGCCTGAAAGTATAAGCGTAATAAGTACCATAAACAGCGTTTTTTTCATCTCTTCACATCCTTAAATTTATTTACTCATTCAACCGCCTTCCACTAAAACATCCATTAATCGAAGAAAAAACTTTAATTTCCAACAGATAAAAACTTTGGAGACTTTCTCATGACAAAATATATTCCACTCACTCAAAACATCTCTTTGTCTATGACTTACTTTAATGTTTTTCTAATAGAAATTGACGATAAATGGTAGAATAAGTTACAAATAAATGATAGCTTGTTATGTTAGTTAAAGAAAAAGATGGAATCCCCTCTCGAAGAAAAGCACCGCTAATTGTTATGTACCATACAATCAGCAGTGCTTTTTCTTGTTTCTATTTTAATTGGTATAGCTTCGTATATTTCTCTTTTAAATAATCCGCTAAATATTGCGCATTTAAGCCTTCGCCCGTCGCTTCATTTAACAGCTCAAATGGCTTTTTCAGTGCGCCGTATTGATGCACTTTGTCTGTTAGCCATTCACGGATTGGAAGTAGCTCGCCTTTGCCGCATAGCTCGTCAAAGTTTGCAATGTCTTTATCCATTGCATGCTTCCATTGCGCTGCGTACATATAGCCTAAAGCATATGATGGGAAGTAACCGAAGCTACCACCGCTCCAATGTGTGTCCTGTAGTACACCTTCAGCATCATTTGCTGGGCGAACACCTAAATACTCTTCGTACTTATCGTTCCATACTTGTGGTAAATCCTCTACTTGTAAATCGCCGTTGAACAGCTCACGCTCGATTTCATAGCGAATCATAATATGGAGTGGGTATGTTAATTCATCTGCTTCAATACGAATTAATGAAGGCTCTACAAAATTGATAGCAGCTAGGAACTCCTCTACTGTGACATCACCAAATTGCGCTGGTGAATTTTTTTGTAGCACTTCAAAATTATTTTGCCAAAAAGCAGGATTACGTCCTACGAAATTTTCATAAAATAGCGATTGCGATTCATGGATACCCATTGAGGTACCTGTTGCAAGTGGTAAGCCCATTAATTTCGGATCAATATTTTGCTCGTATAGCGCATGACCGCACTCATGAATTGTACCAAATACAGCCGAGCGGAAATCATTTTCATCATATTTCGTTGTTACACGAATATCGCCACTATTTAAGCCAATCATAAACGGGTGTACCGTCTCATCTAAGCGACCTGCGTCAAAATCATAGCCAAGCTTCTCTAAAAGCTCTAGCGAAGCCGCATGCTGTCCCTCTTTCGGGAAATGCTTAAATAGCATAGATGTGTCTGGTTTGTTTGGTGATGCTTGAATCGCTTTTACTAATGGCACAATGGTTTCACGTAATTGACCAAACACTTTATCTAAAATATCTGTTGTCATATCTGGCTCGTATTTATCAAGCAATGTGTTGTATGGCGAGCCGTTTTTAATGCCCCAATAGTTAATGAATTTCTTTTGATATGCAACGACTTCTTTTAAATATGGTAGGAATAGTGCGAAATCTGATTTTTCCTTCGCCTCTTCCCAGGCATTTTCTGTCTTTGCCTGTAAAATTACATACGCTTTATACTCATCAGCAGGAATTTTTTTCGACTCATCATAGCTTTTTTTCACTTCTTCAAATAAGCGCTTTGTTACAAAATCCAGCTCACCTTGCTTTGCTTCAAGTGCTGCTAGCATTTCACCTAACTCATTTGATGTTTGTAGTGCAAATACTTCTGATGATAGTGTACCGATCACCTCAGCACGTTGCTCTAACCCCTTTTTCGGCGCTCCTGTACGCATATCCCAATAAATAACGGAAATCGCCTCGTGATAATTTTGCATTTTCTTCACATAATCTACAAATTGTTGTTCGACTGTCATTTGTAAGCCTCCCTTTCCACTCTATTATATTAGTTCAGTATTCGGAATGAAAGCGCTAAATTACAAACAGTAATACTACTAGCAGCACAAAAAATATAGTCATCGACGTCCACAGCCAATTTGCTCGCTTAATCCCTTGTTTCACTTCTAAATATTCCTGTAGTACAATCGTTAACATAATGCCACCGCATAATATACCGGCATGCGTTGTCCCTAAATAGAAGTAGGACACAACAAAAGCCATCATAAAAATAATCGTATAAAGGATTCGCCATGACCAATGCAGGCTTTTTTTATTGCCATAGTCATCACGATTATAGCGATTTTTACTAATAAAGGCCGCATCGATTAGTAAAAGGACAATCAATATCCCCCACAAATACTTTTTCCAATCGGAGGATGTTGCCGTTTCATCATCAATTTGCTGCAACAGCAACATTAGCTCTGTGCCATTTGTCAGCACATATTTTTTTTGCCCATACACATCGTATAGCTCAAATACACCTGAATGACTGCCAAATTTCAAATAAAGCTGCTTATCATTTTGAAAGGTTAATAGGAGCTGATATATATTCTCTGGGGACGTTAACTGTCCATCCCACGCCTGTTCAACAACGGTTGGTGCTGTGACAATACGCTGAAATTTCGCTAACAGTTGCTTGTCAGTCGTCACTTTTTTATTGACGTACGAGGCTGAATTCAAATTCAAATTGCGCTCCGGTTTATCTGTCAACAGGACAGTTATTTTTGCCAATTCATCTGTTAGTTGTGCCTGTTGCTGCGGCTGTACTGGCTGTCTTATATCCATCAAATAAAATAACAGCAAAATGCAAGCGATTGTCACAAGTGCAAAGCGTGGTGCGAATAATTGCTTGCGCTTGACACGTACCATTAAGCGCTTCTTTTGCTGTAAGCGCGCTTGCTCATCCCACTGTACACGCGTGATTTGCTGTAAGCGGTCATCTAGTTTCATTAGCCTCACCTCCAAGCAATTTTTGCAATGCCCTCATGCCTCGCTCTGTATGATTGCGTACCTGTGCTTCTGTACAATTTAAAATGCCGGCCGTTTCTTTAATGGAGTAGCCTTCAATTTTGCGAAGGACGATGCACTCTCGATAGGCTAATTTGAGCTGACCGAGCGCCGTATATAGCTCTGCATCTGCCGCTTGCTTCAGTAGCCATTGTTCTGGTATGTATGTTTCCTCTATGCCGTCATATCGCGCTATAAATGGAATAAATTTAATTAAGCGCTTGCGCCTGTAATAATCGTAAACGGTATTGCGCGCAATCGTCACAAGCCATGTTTTCATTTGGGCATCTCCACGAAAGGTCGTGCTATTTTTTAATGCTTTGATAAAGGTGTCTTGCGTTAAATCCTCCGCCGTTTCCTTATGTCCAACTAAAAAATAAATAAATTGGAACAGTTCCTTGCTATAAGCATCGTAATATTCATCAAAACGAAGCATGGGTATCCCCCTTCCCTATTTAAATAGACGGACGATAAACGCATTTTACTCACCTTTTTGGCGCAAAATTTGTACAAGCACCTCACTGAGCTCTTCAGGTGTTTCCTGAAAATCGTGCTGTGCCCATTGCAATGCTACGCCAATAATCGCGTTGCTCTGATAGGCAATGAAATAATCATTGTGAACATGTGCATTTTCCCGTAAATTCACCGTAATCTGCTCAAGCAGCATATAGTAATAGGCTAAAGGTGCATTTTTCGAAAAAACGATGCGATAAAAGTTTTCATATTTTTTTATATGATGGAAAATACGCACCGTTTTCGGATCGAGCTCCTTAATTTTTAATGGTGTTTTTGTCCGCAACGGCTCTAAATAAGCTTCTCGTAAATCAGCAATAATTTGCTCAAAAAAATCCGCGAATAATGCATCGACACTTTCATAATGCAAATAAAATGTCCCTCGATTGATTTGGGCTCTTTGACATAGCACCGATATTTTAATTTTCTCTAGTGGCATCTCCTTTAATAATGCGATAAGTGTTTCATGCAATCGCTCCTTTGTCTTGATAACACGTAAATCCACTGACATTTTTAGCACCCCTATTCAACGTTTTTTCGAAATTTGTTGTTTAATAAACATCCTTGCTTTTATTGCATATTGAAAACGTTATCTACTATCCAGTATAATTTTTATTGAACAGATGTTCAATAAATGACATTTAACTACTTAGGAGGAATTGGCGATGAAATTACAAGGTAAAGTAGCAATCGTAACGGGTGCCGCATCAGGCATGGGCTTGGCTATCGCAGAAAGCTATGCACAGGAAGGCGCAAAAGTAGTTGTTTCAGACTTAAATTTAGCAGGTGCAGAGGAAGTAGTAGCGAAAATTAAAGCGGCTGGTGGCGACGCCTTTGCGATTAGCACAGATGTCACATCAGAAGCGGATTTACAGCATTTATTTGATAAAACGTTAGAAACATACAGACAGCTTGATATTTTAGTGAACAATGCAGGGATTATGGATGGAATGGAGCCTGTCGGTGAAGTAACAAATGACCGCTGGGACAAAGTATTTGCAGTGAATACAACGGCTGTTATGCAATCGATGCGTCTTGCAACAGATATTTTCTTAAAACAAGGCCATGGGGTGATTGTCAACAATATTTCAGCAGGTGGCTTGTATGGTGCACGTGCTGGTGCAGCTTACACAGCATCTAAGCATGCGGTTGTTGGTTTAACAAAAAATACAGCCTTTATGTATGCAGATAAAAATATTCGCTGTAACGGCATCGCACCAGGTGGTGTTGCAACAAATATCGCCTCATCCATGTCGAGCATTAGCCAAACAGGTATTGCACGTCAGCAGCTCGGCATGGCGATTAATCCGCGCATTGGACAGCCCTCAGAAATCGCAGCACTTGCTGTCTTTTTAGGCTCGGATGATGCAAG belongs to Lysinibacillus louembei and includes:
- a CDS encoding RNA polymerase sigma factor, translating into MLRFDEYYDAYSKELFQFIYFLVGHKETAEDLTQDTFIKALKNSTTFRGDAQMKTWLVTIARNTVYDYYRRKRLIKFIPFIARYDGIEETYIPEQWLLKQAADAELYTALGQLKLAYRECIVLRKIEGYSIKETAGILNCTEAQVRNHTERGMRALQKLLGGEANETR
- a CDS encoding dynamin family protein, with translation MEVFEQQLQELLQQSAIQYIIYQKNEDTERMEKLDLFARKILQKEYVIGFAGHFSAGKSSMINALSGEDILAASPIPTSANIVKVHKAEEDYAIVYMHHEKPVKFEAGYDFKTVKELSKNGELVSQIEIGHSGSNLPLGVTVMDTPGVDSTDDAHAMSTESALHIADIVFYTMDYNHVQSELNFQFTKQLMKYNPKVYLIVNQIDKHIDAELSFEDFRKSVHQSFAAWGVEPKDIFFTSLKDKEHPHNDFAKVKKIVMDSMNDWQEQLVSTAKNTLQKLHHEHEAYLAQEKQDSFEEFAEVLPIEDWEAREDILAQYDYLTRQTTLFSFEEWQQTFDDKRKDLLANAAIMPADFREKLRSFLESKQENFKVGGLFSAKRKTAEERERRVEEANSAYQTIVQSQIIGHLKALMKEALKNVGALNEERAAAIDGHDFKLPFSLIEEQVQSGALVTGDALLNFANRVAEATKRFFVRATDAWLEEQKPLLSQIATEASAPVKLKTAALQPKVDAIRQIQLFDERKAYSDKEMKQAKNETRAIAKTQTAKWQQDFERALAEIRPFSEEMLVPKEQQHINEQFEQQQTTGTNYQTDEVIQRALKTAETIGDVEGFAEVASFLKKKVERLQKKDFTIALFGAFSAGKSSFSNALMGSKVLPVSPNPTTAAINKIRPVTPEHPHETADVQLKTAEQLLEDIQGSYAAIGLTVSSLEEAYTRAEEGLAVKLVDERLNIHKSFIRAYAEGYNQFKGQLGEVLRVDREQFELFVAQENRSCFVDNIDFYYDSPITRMGVTLVDTPGADSINARHTGVAFEYIRNADAILFITYYNHAFAKADREFLIQLGRVKDAFELDKMFFVVNAIDLANTKEEEEDVKNYVRSELQRFGIRFPRLYGVSSLQALREKEQGQDLASGMPPFEEAFHHFLNDELQGLAVQALQEEVEKAQARLHDLIAQTEANLLRKDDRLEELTQLEQHIEKAYANAQTTMLEADANHELDELLYYVMQRVYYRYPDFFRESYNPSQFAAMSAAAALETSLKEVLQALSFDFAQELRVTNFRLAQFVEKRIGERFKEEARGLKEMNNSFAFIAYEPAQPTMLEFAGPFTDYSKYTSVKSHFKNVKAFFEKNEKEHLKEALEQLTKPDAQSYLDVEKARLREWAAGYVAEEANALAAYMRTQALEQIATERRLLQEESALGVWKAIYAQLECQAHKQF
- a CDS encoding chemotaxis protein CheX → MSTSKHVQTILNGTIHSLKTILPMTIDVETPSLTKEPYIQQEMGVLIGLVGDLKGRIIIDSKPETFGAIGASMFGMPLEGAMLESFTGELGNMIAGNLCTHAGTENLELDITPPTVMVGHTKLYGFQHAFRLPAAIEGVGNITILLTIDDEE
- a CDS encoding DUF4652 domain-containing protein → MKKTLFMVLITLILSGCFGMENRETKESIDEGTITVGTTKSELILNEEIPLFEYAHQLPTIATKPNEIATIHIENEPKISVYLWDEHVPLKLNSFSIPYEMGRYVYNIEAEWPTKKANFIAVIEVQHEFKRVQREKEPDVSNAWIPSPNGEKQVMIEGLGEFEAHGTIVLKELNSNTMENIDFNHGLQWTAKKIAWYDNDSILTTIGLVHGTVTRGGNLYHLNLTTLELTPILELPVKEEVTDFSIEGNLLTYEVHVYEDDEMSKGYMETRTLELSAIEQQLND
- a CDS encoding TetR/AcrR family transcriptional regulator → MSVDLRVIKTKERLHETLIALLKEMPLEKIKISVLCQRAQINRGTFYLHYESVDALFADFFEQIIADLREAYLEPLRTKTPLKIKELDPKTVRIFHHIKKYENFYRIVFSKNAPLAYYYMLLEQITVNLRENAHVHNDYFIAYQSNAIIGVALQWAQHDFQETPEELSEVLVQILRQKGE
- a CDS encoding carboxypeptidase M32, which translates into the protein MTVEQQFVDYVKKMQNYHEAISVIYWDMRTGAPKKGLEQRAEVIGTLSSEVFALQTSNELGEMLAALEAKQGELDFVTKRLFEEVKKSYDESKKIPADEYKAYVILQAKTENAWEEAKEKSDFALFLPYLKEVVAYQKKFINYWGIKNGSPYNTLLDKYEPDMTTDILDKVFGQLRETIVPLVKAIQASPNKPDTSMLFKHFPKEGQHAASLELLEKLGYDFDAGRLDETVHPFMIGLNSGDIRVTTKYDENDFRSAVFGTIHECGHALYEQNIDPKLMGLPLATGTSMGIHESQSLFYENFVGRNPAFWQNNFEVLQKNSPAQFGDVTVEEFLAAINFVEPSLIRIEADELTYPLHIMIRYEIERELFNGDLQVEDLPQVWNDKYEEYLGVRPANDAEGVLQDTHWSGGSFGYFPSYALGYMYAAQWKHAMDKDIANFDELCGKGELLPIREWLTDKVHQYGALKKPFELLNEATGEGLNAQYLADYLKEKYTKLYQLK
- a CDS encoding cytochrome c oxidase subunit II: MHLHKYEKWWLVFGTGTLVAFLVILGIGAFHSGSHPNDTKWTIDYERVEDFEPFNNPGVHKVEGKDWDYEVVLIASAFNYNPMEIELPLNAKVRFIATTKDVIHGFHITGTNVNMMLEPGYVSEYTTVVNKTGEYLIVCNEYCGTGHAFMYSTLKVVDPNATNDSE
- a CDS encoding b(o/a)3-type cytochrome-c oxidase subunit 1, which produces MQQTIANKVMKVDARDAKLAMANMYVAFIALLVGGLAGLLQVLVRSGQFKLPWGIGYYQVLTVHGILLGLILTTYFIMGFQIAAVSRTVGPLTNTQRKIGWIGFWLMTIGTVAAATMVLLNEATVLYTFYAPLKAHWIFYLGLTLVVVGSWLLCVPQFMRYAQWRKENKGQTSPLLAFMAIVNSLLWFVATLGVAVEVLFMLLPWSLGLIERVDVLLTRTLFWYFGHALVYFWLLPAYMAWYAIVPKIIGAKIFSDALARLAFMLFLIFSVPVGIHHQLTEPGIDGLWKFIQVVLTFFVIVPSLLTAFSMFATFELRGRELGRKGLLGWFKALPWKDSRFLLPFMGMVAFIPGGAGGIVNASHQMNQLVHNTIWITGHFHLTVATTVVLTFFGVAFWLIPHLTGRVLTKKLNFLGVIVGILWATGMFIMSSAMHIVGLLSGAPRRSEFSEYGGASQATEWIAYQIAQAVGGTILFIAIILITYLVIQLAFFAPKGEQDFPVAEVAPDAEKTPAILENFKVWGVILVALIIFAYTVPIFDIISNAPPGSKGFNNLW